From Thermomonas sp. XSG, one genomic window encodes:
- a CDS encoding 3-deoxy-D-manno-octulosonic acid kinase produces the protein MTGFDANEHLTPFRDARGYGAILFDRTQVRQPEPAWFDPDHWGMAAQQVSEGGRGGAWFIDFGQGDALLRHYLRGGLVARFSRDRHLWRGIQRVRSFAEFRLLRTLRARKLPVPLPFAAWYHRDGLHYRAAILMQRLQDVRPLAALAAEGIAPWEAVGQLVAQFHRAGLDHADLNAHNILFDGQGRGWFIDLDQSRLRIPATAWREANLARLHRSLRKLRGMRSTEDVDADFARLRAAYTVAWDRGY, from the coding sequence ATGACGGGTTTCGACGCCAACGAGCATCTGACGCCGTTCCGCGACGCGCGCGGCTACGGCGCGATTCTGTTCGACCGCACGCAGGTGCGGCAACCCGAGCCGGCCTGGTTCGATCCGGACCACTGGGGCATGGCCGCCCAGCAGGTGTCGGAGGGCGGCCGCGGCGGCGCGTGGTTCATCGATTTCGGCCAGGGCGATGCGCTGCTGCGTCATTACCTGCGCGGCGGCCTGGTGGCGCGCTTCAGTCGCGATCGCCATCTGTGGCGCGGCATCCAGCGCGTGCGCAGCTTCGCCGAGTTCCGCCTGCTGCGCACCCTGCGGGCGAGGAAGCTGCCGGTGCCGCTGCCGTTCGCCGCCTGGTACCACCGCGATGGCCTGCACTACCGGGCAGCGATCCTGATGCAGCGGCTGCAGGACGTGCGCCCGCTGGCCGCGCTTGCGGCCGAGGGCATCGCGCCCTGGGAGGCGGTGGGCCAGCTGGTTGCGCAGTTCCACCGTGCCGGGCTCGACCATGCCGATCTGAACGCCCACAACATCCTGTTCGATGGGCAGGGACGGGGCTGGTTCATCGATCTTGACCAGTCGCGCCTGCGCATCCCCGCCACCGCCTGGCGCGAAGCCAACCTCGCGCGCCTGCACCGCTCGCTGCGCAAGCTGCGCGGCATGCGCAGCACGGAGGACGTGGACGCCGATTTCGCCCGTCTGCGCGCGGCCTACACGGTGGCGTGGGATCGCGGCTACTGA
- the dnaX gene encoding DNA polymerase III subunit gamma/tau, protein MSYLVLARKWRPKRFAELVGQEHVVRALTNALETGRVHHAFLFTGTRGVGKTTIARIFAKSLNCERGSGADPCGECETCKAIDAGRYIDLLEIDAASNTGVDNVRELIENAQYMPSRGKYKVYLIDEVHMLSKPAFNALLKTLEEPPGHVKFLFATTDPEKLLVTVLSRCLQFNLKRLDEAQIRGQIVKILGAEGIEADDDAVAQLARAADGSLRDGLSLLDQAIAYTGGRLDGAAVAAMLGTVDRSRVQALLAALADGDGARLMDEVAQLAEFSPDWTSILDAFAQALHRIQVKQLVPAVDIGSDAIDVEGLAAQLRPELVQLWYQMALNGRRDLGHAPSPRSGFEMTLLRMLAFRPDAAAQLAPARAQPVQAAAPDASRQARSDAAARARAALANSLPMGARQAPAVESPPQSAPMPPPPVQAPAVPVAPAAAPAPVVPPAPASTSALLVTDSEHWLELVAGCGLRGPAKLLAENAGFVGHADGVLRLSLAPEQEHLKSPSLVLQLCEAIGRQLGGEVQVRFEIGQPRGETANARNARERDARQAGAESGFVADPGIQRLVQQFGAQIVPDSVRPLDAN, encoded by the coding sequence ATGTCCTATCTCGTGCTCGCCCGCAAGTGGCGCCCAAAGCGGTTCGCCGAACTGGTCGGCCAGGAACACGTGGTGCGCGCGCTGACCAACGCGCTGGAAACCGGCCGCGTCCACCACGCGTTCCTGTTCACCGGCACCCGCGGGGTCGGCAAGACCACCATCGCGCGCATTTTCGCCAAGAGCCTGAACTGCGAGCGCGGTAGCGGCGCCGATCCCTGCGGCGAGTGCGAGACCTGCAAGGCCATCGATGCCGGCCGCTACATCGACCTGCTGGAGATCGACGCCGCGTCGAACACCGGCGTGGACAACGTCCGCGAGCTGATCGAGAACGCGCAGTACATGCCCAGCCGCGGCAAGTACAAGGTCTACCTGATCGACGAAGTGCACATGCTGTCGAAGCCGGCGTTCAACGCGCTGCTGAAGACGCTGGAAGAGCCGCCGGGACACGTCAAGTTCCTGTTCGCCACCACCGATCCGGAGAAGCTGCTGGTCACGGTGCTGAGCCGCTGCCTGCAGTTCAACCTCAAGCGGCTGGACGAGGCGCAGATCCGCGGCCAGATCGTGAAGATCCTGGGCGCCGAGGGCATCGAGGCCGACGACGACGCCGTGGCGCAGCTGGCCCGCGCGGCCGACGGCAGCCTGCGCGACGGCCTCTCGCTGCTCGACCAGGCCATCGCCTATACCGGCGGCCGGCTGGACGGCGCGGCGGTGGCCGCGATGCTGGGCACGGTGGATCGCAGCCGCGTGCAGGCGCTGCTGGCCGCGCTGGCGGATGGCGACGGCGCGCGGCTGATGGACGAGGTCGCGCAGCTGGCGGAATTCTCGCCGGACTGGACTAGCATCCTCGATGCTTTCGCGCAGGCGCTGCACCGCATCCAGGTGAAGCAGCTGGTGCCCGCGGTCGATATCGGCAGCGATGCCATCGACGTCGAAGGGCTGGCCGCGCAGCTGCGGCCGGAGCTGGTGCAGCTGTGGTACCAGATGGCGCTGAACGGCCGTCGCGACCTGGGCCACGCGCCGAGCCCGCGCAGCGGCTTCGAGATGACCTTGCTGCGGATGCTGGCGTTCCGCCCCGATGCCGCCGCGCAGCTGGCGCCGGCACGGGCGCAACCGGTACAGGCCGCCGCCCCGGACGCTTCCAGACAGGCGCGCAGCGACGCTGCTGCGCGTGCGCGTGCCGCCTTGGCCAATTCGCTGCCGATGGGTGCCCGTCAGGCGCCGGCAGTCGAATCACCGCCGCAATCCGCGCCGATGCCACCGCCGCCCGTGCAGGCGCCAGCCGTGCCGGTGGCCCCTGCGGCGGCGCCCGCGCCGGTCGTACCCCCGGCGCCCGCCTCCACCAGCGCCCTGCTGGTGACCGATTCCGAACACTGGCTGGAGCTCGTCGCCGGTTGCGGCCTGCGTGGTCCGGCCAAGCTGCTGGCGGAGAACGCCGGCTTCGTCGGGCACGCCGACGGCGTGCTGCGGCTGTCGCTGGCGCCGGAGCAGGAGCACCTGAAATCGCCCAGCTTGGTGCTGCAGCTGTGCGAAGCCATCGGCCGGCAGTTGGGCGGCGAGGTGCAGGTCCGCTTCGAGATCGGCCAGCCGCGCGGTGAAACCGCGAACGCCCGCAACGCGCGCGAGCGCGATGCGCGCCAGGCCGGCGCGGAAAGCGGTTTTGTCGCCGATCCCGGCATCCAGCGGCTGGTCCAGCAGTTCGGCGCGCAGATCGTGCCGGACTCGGTGCGCCCGCTCGACGCCAACTGA
- a CDS encoding YbaB/EbfC family nucleoid-associated protein — MRGNIAQLMQQAQKMQENMQRAQEEVAALEATGSAGGGMVSVTLGGRMDCRKVRIDPAALADPEMAEDLIAAAFNDAVNKINAASQEKMAGATAGMQLPPGFKLPF; from the coding sequence ATGCGTGGAAACATCGCCCAGCTGATGCAGCAGGCGCAGAAGATGCAGGAAAACATGCAGCGCGCCCAGGAAGAAGTGGCAGCGCTGGAAGCCACCGGCAGTGCCGGCGGCGGCATGGTCAGCGTGACCCTGGGCGGGCGCATGGACTGCCGCAAGGTGCGCATCGACCCGGCCGCGCTGGCCGACCCGGAGATGGCGGAGGACCTGATCGCCGCCGCGTTCAACGATGCGGTCAACAAGATCAACGCCGCCTCGCAGGAAAAAATGGCCGGCGCCACCGCCGGCATGCAGCTGCCGCCGGGCTTCAAGCTGCCGTTCTGA
- the recR gene encoding recombination mediator RecR yields MTVSLLEQLIDALRVLPGVGQKSAQRMAYHLLERQRDGGRRLADALAEAMERIRHCSRCRDFSETEVCPTCASSARDAQLLCVVETPADRLAIEQATGFRGLYFVLQGRLSPLDGIGPRELGLDQLAQRLEQGEVRELIVATNPTVEGEATAHYLAQLARARGVQPSRLAHGVPLGGELEYVDRGTLSHAFGSRSEIP; encoded by the coding sequence ATGACCGTTTCCCTGCTCGAACAACTCATCGATGCGCTGCGCGTGCTGCCGGGCGTGGGCCAGAAATCCGCGCAGCGGATGGCCTACCACCTGCTGGAGCGGCAGCGCGACGGCGGCCGGCGGCTGGCGGATGCGCTGGCCGAGGCGATGGAGCGGATCCGCCACTGCAGCCGCTGCCGCGACTTCAGCGAGACCGAGGTCTGCCCGACCTGTGCCAGCAGCGCGCGCGATGCGCAGCTGCTGTGCGTGGTGGAAACACCTGCGGACCGGTTGGCGATCGAGCAGGCCACCGGCTTCCGCGGCCTGTATTTCGTGCTGCAGGGGCGGTTGAGCCCGCTGGACGGGATCGGCCCGCGCGAGCTGGGCCTGGACCAGCTCGCGCAGCGCCTGGAGCAGGGCGAGGTGCGTGAACTGATCGTCGCCACCAACCCCACCGTGGAAGGCGAGGCGACCGCGCACTACCTGGCCCAGCTGGCGCGTGCGCGCGGCGTCCAGCCCAGCCGGCTGGCGCACGGCGTGCCGCTGGGTGGCGAGCTGGAATACGTGGACCGCGGCACCCTGTCGCACGCTTTCGGCAGCCGCAGCGAAATCCCGTAG
- a CDS encoding histidine triad nucleotide-binding protein — protein MSDTIFHKIIRREIPADIVFEDEHLIAFRDIAPQAPVHVLFVPKQDFATLNDVPEDAAMVVGRLATAAARYAKQQGFAEDGYRIVMNCNGDAGQTVFQIHLHLLAGAPLGRFGTSIG, from the coding sequence ATGTCAGACACCATCTTCCACAAGATCATCCGCCGCGAGATCCCCGCCGACATCGTGTTCGAGGACGAGCACCTGATCGCGTTCCGCGACATCGCGCCGCAGGCGCCGGTGCACGTGCTGTTCGTGCCGAAGCAGGACTTCGCCACCCTCAATGACGTGCCGGAAGACGCGGCGATGGTGGTCGGCCGGCTTGCGACCGCGGCCGCGCGCTACGCCAAGCAGCAGGGCTTCGCCGAGGACGGCTACCGGATCGTGATGAACTGCAACGGCGATGCCGGCCAGACCGTGTTCCAGATCCACCTGCACCTGCTGGCCGGGGCGCCGCTGGGGCGGTTCGGCACGTCGATTGGCTAA